A window of Daucus carota subsp. sativus chromosome 2, DH1 v3.0, whole genome shotgun sequence genomic DNA:
CCAGCTAACTTGACATTCCCTGCTAAGCAGATGTCACCCAGGGAGATTCACTCAACTAGCAAGATGGATTGGGTATTTTTGGTCTTACATTGTTTCATGGGTCCAGGTCCCTGGTATACGCATGATGTAGCATACTATCAGCGGGTTTTTTCCCCTGGATGGCATGAACCctagatttttgataaaaatgcaGGGTACTATTGTATATTTAGCGAAAAAATCATTCATCCTAGGGTTTTTTTTATTCAGCAATTTTTTTCCATTGAATGTATGTTGCTTATTATTGATTATTCTAGACCATTACCCTTGTTTCAATAATGGCAATAAAATAGTTTAATTAAGTAATATGACAGACCACTTAACCATAACAACCTAATTCAAACCATTAAACCTACCATATCCAATATATCTGCATTCCTGCTCATAGACCCTTACAATTATGAGTAGCTAACTATAACCCAAAAACATACCTAAAATTCCCATGTATTTTGCTAGGAGACTCTCCTAATGGCATGCCTTAAAATTAAATCCATCCTAACAATTGATCTGAAGATTAATTCTAATTGTAAAGCAAACAGCTCTCCCGGACCCTAAAGGTGCATGTTTCCTGGTCAGCTCTCCCAAAGAGGTGTCAACATGGCCCTAGTCAAAATTGGTTCTAAGTGGCTTTAATTCATATAGCCTTGACATGTTCTTTGAATTTATGCATACATGATACTGAAATTTCGGGACCCTAATTGAGGCCCTTTATTGGATCATACATATCACACAAACCACAAAGAATCAAGAAAAGCAAGAAATCAGAAAAcccaaaagaaaaacaaaaagggtAAAACAGAATCATACCAAAAGATCCATGTGGAACCCCATAAGACTCAAAAGTAGGGGCAGCATCATAAATTGAGCCCTTATACTCAGTCTTCTTCACATGATTAAACCCACTCATCTTCCCAGCCCATCTCCTCGCTTGCACATGCATTCTCTCATACTCCTCCCCCTTATACCACCCTTCTCTCTCCTCATTCATCTCATACTCTCTCCACGTCTCTCTAAACTCCGACCCGTCACAAGGCCTCGGAGCAACACCAAGAAACGCGGCGAATGCAAGGTCATGGTTCCCGCAGAGAAAAACATGGGTCTGATTGGGGTACTTAGAGGGCAGAGAAATGAGAAAGTCGAGGACTTGGGGAGTGTTGGAGCCACGATCACAGTAATCACCCAGGAAAATAATGAGGGCTGATTCAAAGTCAGGTGGGTTGATGTGGGCTTGGAGATTGGACCAGAGGGCCTGGAGCTTGGTGATGTATCCGTGGATGTCGCCTATGCAGCACACCACTTTGTGTTGTTGGTGCTCCATTTTAGTTGACGAGAACGATCTCAGGTCACTGAAGAGATAGATAATTGGGGTATATAGTTGCCAATTTTGCAGGCCACAAATTCAAATTTGCTTGTTTGCGAATGATGGTGCTCTTTATCGACATCCTGAATTCAGGActgaatttatatttaatttgtattttagtaatttgtattataatatatatttatttatgtaatagattggaattaatttaaaattaaacattGACTTACAATTATAAGCCGGTAGGATTTCTTTTTTCTTACAACTTATTTGTTTTACAaacttttttacaaaaatttaatctCAAAACTCAAATAACTTAACTAAACtgtcaaattattttattattatatttttattaaatcataaattaccttaatgtataaaattactCAAATATACTAAATGCACATACAATAAGTTATTATAAATCGTAAGGCACGATTTTAATATCGCCCAAGCGGGCTCTAGGTAACCAAACTTACGAATCTATATGTACGATTGGTTTTTGATGATTATATTCTGTTAAAAGTGCTGCTTGGTAAGGAAATAATTGCTATCCAAGGGATGGAGTATATGAACACTGGACACTGAACTCAGTTTAAAACAGCCTGGGCAGAATGAGAAGTGATAACAACATATTGATCggcaaaatattattatactaaAACTCTTTTGATATCTTCAGCCAAATTTACATTGT
This region includes:
- the LOC108206479 gene encoding tyrosine-protein phosphatase RLPH2 → MEHQQHKVVCCIGDIHGYITKLQALWSNLQAHINPPDFESALIIFLGDYCDRGSNTPQVLDFLISLPSKYPNQTHVFLCGNHDLAFAAFLGVAPRPCDGSEFRETWREYEMNEEREGWYKGEEYERMHVQARRWAGKMSGFNHVKKTEYKGSIYDAAPTFESYGVPHGSFDLIKAVPAEHKKFLADMVWVHEEDNVCIKTDEGIKQCKLVAVHAGLEKNRGVEEQLKYLKARDTRIPKVEALSGRKNVWEMPKDLAKYPTILVSGHHGKLYTEGLRLIIDEGGGLEHNPVAAIVLPSMTIVRDTDQLSK